Proteins encoded in a region of the Peromyscus leucopus breed LL Stock chromosome 15, UCI_PerLeu_2.1, whole genome shotgun sequence genome:
- the Bpnt1 gene encoding 3'(2'),5'-bisphosphate nucleotidase 1 isoform X1, giving the protein MASSHTVLMRLVASAYSIAQKAGTIVRCVIAEGDLGIVQKTSATDLQTKADRLVQMSICSSLARKFPRLTIIGEEDLPPGEVDQELIEDGQWEEILKQPCPSQYSAIKEEDLVVWVDPLDGTKEYTEGLLDNVTVLIGIAYEGKAIAGIINQPYYNYQSNEKEKLREQRIKAKAGPDAVLGRTIWGVLGLGAFGFQLKEVPAGKHIITTTRSHSNKLVTDCVAAMNPDNVLRVGGAGNKIIQLIEGKASAYVFASPGCKKWDTCAPEVILHAVGGKLTDIHGNALQYNKEVKHMNSAGVLAALRNYEYYASRVPESVKSALTP; this is encoded by the exons ATGGCTTCCAGCCACACTGTGTTGATGCGACTAGTGGCCTCAGCATACTCGATCGCTCAGAAGGCGGGAACCATAGTCAGATGTGTCATTGCTGAAGGAGACCTGGGCATCGTGCAGAAG ACCTCAGCCACAGACCTGCAGACCAAAGCAGACCGCTTGGTACAGATGAGCATATGCTCTTCCCTGGCACGGAAGTTCCCTAGGCTGACAATTATAGGGGAGGAG GACCTGCCTCCCGGGGAAGTGGATCAGGAGCTGATTGAAGATGGCCAGTGGGAGGAAATCCTGAAGCAGCCGTGCCCGTCACAGTACAGCGCTATTAAGGAGGAAGAC CTTGTGGTGTGGGTTGACCCCTTAGATGGCACCAAGGAATATACTGAAG GTCTTCTTGACAATGTAACGGTTCTTATTGGGATTGCTTATGAAGGAAAGGCCATCGCAGGCATCATCAACCAGCCATATTACAACTACCAG AGCAATGAAAAGGAGAAGTTGAGGGAACAGAGGATTAAAGCGAAG GCAGGCCCGGATGCTGTGCTGGGCAGGACCATCTGGGGAGTTCTGGGTTTGGGTGCTTTTGGGTTTCAGCTGAAAGAAGTGCCCGCTGGGAAGCACATCATCACGACCACCAGGTCCCACAGCAACAAGCTGGTCACAGACTGCGTTGCGGCCATGAATCCTGACAATGTGCTACGCGTGGGGGGAGCAGGAAACAAG ATCATCCAGCTGATTGAAGGCAAAGCCTCTGCTTATGTATTTGCAAGTCCTGGCTGTAAGAAGTGGGATACCTGTGCCCCAGAAGTTATCTTACATGCTGTGGGAG GGAAGTTGACGGACATCCACGGGAACGCCCTCCAGTACAACAAGGAGGTGAAGCACATGAACTCGGCCGGAGTCCTGGCCGCACTGAGGAATTATGAGTACTACGCAAGCCGAGTTCCAGAGTCTGTCAAAAGCGCACTCACTCCCTGA
- the Bpnt1 gene encoding 3'(2'),5'-bisphosphate nucleotidase 1 isoform X2 has translation MASSHTVLMRLVASAYSIAQKAGTIVRCVIAEGDLGIVQKTSATDLQTKADRLVQMSICSSLARKFPRLTIIGEEDLPPGEVDQELIEDGQWEEILKQPCPSQYSAIKEEDLVVWVDPLDGTKEYTEGLLDNVTVLIGIAYEGKAIAGIINQPYYNYQAGPDAVLGRTIWGVLGLGAFGFQLKEVPAGKHIITTTRSHSNKLVTDCVAAMNPDNVLRVGGAGNKIIQLIEGKASAYVFASPGCKKWDTCAPEVILHAVGGKLTDIHGNALQYNKEVKHMNSAGVLAALRNYEYYASRVPESVKSALTP, from the exons ATGGCTTCCAGCCACACTGTGTTGATGCGACTAGTGGCCTCAGCATACTCGATCGCTCAGAAGGCGGGAACCATAGTCAGATGTGTCATTGCTGAAGGAGACCTGGGCATCGTGCAGAAG ACCTCAGCCACAGACCTGCAGACCAAAGCAGACCGCTTGGTACAGATGAGCATATGCTCTTCCCTGGCACGGAAGTTCCCTAGGCTGACAATTATAGGGGAGGAG GACCTGCCTCCCGGGGAAGTGGATCAGGAGCTGATTGAAGATGGCCAGTGGGAGGAAATCCTGAAGCAGCCGTGCCCGTCACAGTACAGCGCTATTAAGGAGGAAGAC CTTGTGGTGTGGGTTGACCCCTTAGATGGCACCAAGGAATATACTGAAG GTCTTCTTGACAATGTAACGGTTCTTATTGGGATTGCTTATGAAGGAAAGGCCATCGCAGGCATCATCAACCAGCCATATTACAACTACCAG GCAGGCCCGGATGCTGTGCTGGGCAGGACCATCTGGGGAGTTCTGGGTTTGGGTGCTTTTGGGTTTCAGCTGAAAGAAGTGCCCGCTGGGAAGCACATCATCACGACCACCAGGTCCCACAGCAACAAGCTGGTCACAGACTGCGTTGCGGCCATGAATCCTGACAATGTGCTACGCGTGGGGGGAGCAGGAAACAAG ATCATCCAGCTGATTGAAGGCAAAGCCTCTGCTTATGTATTTGCAAGTCCTGGCTGTAAGAAGTGGGATACCTGTGCCCCAGAAGTTATCTTACATGCTGTGGGAG GGAAGTTGACGGACATCCACGGGAACGCCCTCCAGTACAACAAGGAGGTGAAGCACATGAACTCGGCCGGAGTCCTGGCCGCACTGAGGAATTATGAGTACTACGCAAGCCGAGTTCCAGAGTCTGTCAAAAGCGCACTCACTCCCTGA